In Arachis hypogaea cultivar Tifrunner chromosome 2, arahy.Tifrunner.gnm2.J5K5, whole genome shotgun sequence, a genomic segment contains:
- the LOC112750098 gene encoding uncharacterized protein isoform X1 yields the protein MGTREVYEEKLRTGNLHHDPTLNPGLGTPRCPRCLSLLDPNVEKGEWTITPVLHDATAVAGSGLGGMLSVVHGLNTGKLDSLWSWSGGNRCLLWNPYIKLPKLMEWATIPTKPSQGIQVAAFCCWAPSIANVFSCKCRIWRLCASEVHSTHCNIILCCLKCFTLWNLTSHQAY from the exons atggggACAAGAGAGGTTTATGAAGAGAAGCTTAGAACAGGGAATCTCCATCACGATCCTACCCTAAATCCTGGCCTCGGTACCCCACGTTGCCCTCGCTGTCTGTCTCTTCTCGACCCCAATGTC gagaAAGGCGAATGGACCATCACCCCCGTCTTGCACGATGCCACTGCAGTC GCTGGCTCAGGGCTTGGTGGTATGCTTAGTGTAGTTCATGGATTGAACACAG GAAAACTTGACTCTTTGTGGAGTTGGAGTGGGGGGAATCGGTGCTTATTATGGAATCCATATATAAAATTGCCGAAGCTCATGGAATG GGCTACCATACCTACAAAACCGTCTCAAGGGATCCAAGTGGCTGCCTTTTGTTGTTGGG CTCCCTCCATTGCTAATGTATTCAGTTGCAAGTGCCGCATTTGGAG GTTATGTGCTTCCGAAGTTCACTCAACTCACTGTAACATCATACTATGCTGCCTCAAGTGCTTCACATTATGGAATCTCACTTCTCACCAGGCATATTGA
- the LOC112750098 gene encoding uncharacterized protein isoform X2: MGTREVYEEKLRTGNLHHDPTLNPGLGTPRCPRCLSLLDPNVEKGEWTITPVLHDATAVAGSGLGGMLSVVHGLNTGLPYLQNRLKGSKWLPFVVGLPPLLMYSVASAAFGGYVLPKFTQLTVTSYYAASSASHYGISLLTRHIEEKHHSQSQQIKRL; the protein is encoded by the exons atggggACAAGAGAGGTTTATGAAGAGAAGCTTAGAACAGGGAATCTCCATCACGATCCTACCCTAAATCCTGGCCTCGGTACCCCACGTTGCCCTCGCTGTCTGTCTCTTCTCGACCCCAATGTC gagaAAGGCGAATGGACCATCACCCCCGTCTTGCACGATGCCACTGCAGTC GCTGGCTCAGGGCTTGGTGGTATGCTTAGTGTAGTTCATGGATTGAACACAG GGCTACCATACCTACAAAACCGTCTCAAGGGATCCAAGTGGCTGCCTTTTGTTGTTGGG CTCCCTCCATTGCTAATGTATTCAGTTGCAAGTGCCGCATTTGGAG GTTATGTGCTTCCGAAGTTCACTCAACTCACTGTAACATCATACTATGCTGCCTCAAGTGCTTCACATTATGGAATCTCACTTCTCACCAGGCATATTGAAGAGAAGCACCATTCCCAATCTCAGCAAATCAAGAGGCTCTGA
- the LOC112750109 gene encoding uncharacterized protein yields the protein MKALISSSCSKAIVGSLGSNIYHRRGGGGGVAAHVPGRVEFCFSLRSRNDKRGCSFWFLKKKGVTPILSVPPKTEVELEPSEPDLETVEPQAQKSEQTNESKFVHVTFQLQKNCFFGEQFLIVGEDPMLGSWDPLEGLPMAWSDGHVWTANLDIPAGKSIQYKFILKRKAGKIVWQPGMNRILNISENMNRIIVSEDWEKAELQEIIEEDQIAQSNEELQVVSETSTLAENSDIPKEELVSGLSEASDLEANQSQTHDAENPITEEPEVQRPSSDSISYSTEMPLAIVAENIGSFEDSSNNTSYENNLSNIQLNESLSCP from the exons ATGAAAGCCCTCATAAGCAGTTCTTGTTCCAAGGCCATAGTTGGGAGCCTTGGATCAAATATTTATCATAggagaggtggtggtggtggtgttgctgCTCATGTTCCTGGGAGAGTTGAGTTCTGCTTCTCACTGAGATCAAGAAATGACAAAAGGGGCTGCAGCTTTTGGTTCCTTAAGAAAAAGGGTGTAACCCCAATTCTTTCAGTGCCACCAAAAACTGag GTGGAATTGGAACCATCAGAGCCAGATTTGGAAACTGTAGAGCCTCAAGCTCAAAAAAGTGAACAAACAA ATGAATCAAAGTTTGTACACGTAACATTTCAGTTGCAAAAGAATTGCTTCTTTGGCGAACAGTTTCTAATAGTTGGAGAAGATCCTATGCTTGGTTCTTGGGACCCTTTAGAGGGATTACCAATGGCCTGGTCTGATGGGCATGTATGGACTGCTAATCTG GATATTCCTGCTGGAAAGTCAATTCAGTACAAGTTTATACTGAAACGAAAAGCAGGGAAGATTGTGTGGCAACCGGGCATGAATCGAATCCTCAACATTTCAGAAAATATGAATAGAATAATTGTTAGTGAGGATTGGGAGAAGGCTGAACTTCAGGAAATAATAGAGGAAGATCAAATTGCTCAATCAAATGAGGAACTTCAAGTTGTCTCAGAGACATCTACTTTAGCTGAAAATTCAGATATTCCTAAAGAGGAACTTGTTTCCGGCTTGTCTGAAGCATCAGACCTTGAAGCTAACCAAAGCCAAACTCATGATGCAGAGAATCCAATTACTGAAGAACCTGAGGTGCAGAGACCCAGCAGTGATAGTATTTCTTACTCAACGGAGATGCCATTGGCTATTGTTGCGGAAAACATTGGTTCTTTTGAGGATTCCAGCAACAATACAAGCTATGAGAATAATTTAAGCAATATTCAACTGAACGAGAGTTTGAGTTGTCCTTGA